The Lacipirellula parvula genome window below encodes:
- a CDS encoding CinA family nicotinamide mononucleotide deamidase-related protein has product MRAEIIAIGDEIITGQRLDTNTQWLAERLTELGVDVAFHTTIGDNLADNVEAFKLAMGRVDVVVATGGLGPTADDLTRESIAAAAGVGLVRDEASLTYIRQLFDRRGRTMPERNAVQADFPEGATAIPNEHGTAPGVELHVDRADRLPCSVFALPGVPAEMRPMWEQTVAPAIASARGEARVIRHRRIKCFGVGESQLEAMLPDLIRRGREPSVGITVSDATITLRITAAGPDDDACRRAMEPTAATIYEILGTIAYGEEEDELEDVDSRLLVNRHQTVAVAEWATGGLVSEWLAKAAPVESVLAGGFLIGSLKQLEQLTGEPALRDAAPSDSLVATTAAEWVRRTIGADYGIGVAAFPPIQNGGAAKLCISIAGPDRTRRLQFDSATHPAIRQARAAKQALNALRLVLLARDLPEETQAPL; this is encoded by the coding sequence ATGCGTGCAGAAATCATTGCCATCGGCGACGAGATCATCACGGGCCAGCGGCTTGATACGAACACGCAGTGGCTGGCCGAGCGGCTGACGGAGCTCGGCGTCGACGTCGCGTTCCACACGACAATCGGCGACAACCTCGCCGACAACGTGGAAGCGTTCAAGCTGGCGATGGGGCGTGTCGACGTGGTGGTCGCGACCGGCGGGCTCGGGCCGACGGCCGACGATCTGACGCGCGAGTCGATTGCGGCTGCGGCGGGCGTAGGGCTGGTACGCGACGAGGCGTCGCTGACTTACATTCGCCAACTGTTCGACCGTCGCGGCCGCACGATGCCCGAGCGGAACGCCGTGCAGGCCGATTTCCCGGAGGGAGCGACGGCGATTCCGAATGAGCACGGCACGGCGCCGGGCGTTGAGCTTCATGTCGACCGCGCTGATCGACTCCCGTGCAGCGTGTTCGCGCTGCCCGGCGTGCCGGCCGAGATGCGGCCGATGTGGGAGCAAACCGTCGCTCCCGCGATCGCCTCCGCGCGGGGCGAGGCGCGGGTGATTCGCCACCGCCGCATCAAGTGCTTCGGCGTTGGCGAGAGCCAGCTCGAAGCGATGCTGCCCGACCTTATCCGCCGCGGCCGAGAGCCATCGGTGGGGATCACGGTGAGCGACGCGACGATCACGCTCCGCATCACCGCCGCGGGGCCCGATGACGACGCCTGCCGCCGCGCAATGGAGCCGACGGCGGCGACGATTTACGAGATCCTCGGCACGATCGCGTATGGCGAGGAAGAGGACGAACTGGAAGACGTCGACTCGCGGCTACTGGTTAATCGGCATCAAACGGTCGCCGTTGCCGAATGGGCGACGGGCGGGCTGGTGTCTGAGTGGCTCGCGAAAGCGGCTCCGGTCGAGAGCGTCCTGGCTGGCGGCTTCCTCATCGGCAGTTTGAAGCAGCTGGAACAACTTACGGGCGAACCGGCTCTGCGAGACGCCGCGCCGAGCGATTCGCTCGTTGCCACGACGGCGGCCGAGTGGGTGCGTCGAACGATCGGCGCTGACTACGGCATTGGCGTCGCGGCGTTCCCGCCGATCCAAAACGGCGGAGCGGCGAAGCTTTGCATCTCGATCGCCGGCCCGGACCGGACGCGACGGCTGCAGTTCGATAGCGCCACCCATCCGGCCATCCGTCAAGCGCGGGCGGCCAAGCAGGCGCTCAATGCGTTGCGGCTGGTGCTGCTCGCTCGCGACCTGCCCGAAGAGACGCAAGCTCCGCTCTGA
- a CDS encoding ORF6N domain-containing protein — MAKKLPKPLLGVPAPERIEQSIHVIRGQRVMIDSDLARLYGVSTSRLNEQVARNLERFPDDFSFLLT, encoded by the coding sequence ATGGCCAAGAAACTCCCCAAGCCGCTGCTGGGCGTGCCCGCGCCGGAGCGGATCGAACAGTCGATTCACGTGATCCGCGGGCAACGGGTGATGATCGATTCCGATCTGGCCCGGCTGTACGGCGTGAGCACTTCGCGCCTCAACGAGCAGGTAGCTAGAAACCTGGAGCGGTTCCCCGACGACTTTTCGTTTCTTCTTACCTGA
- a CDS encoding glycine zipper domain-containing protein, which translates to MGPTPMTRPFCRVCAAPLLLAMALAAVGCRSPYYSDQGAGIGALGGAGVGAIVGNAVGSTAGGALIGAGVGALGGAAVGTAIDDIQAQNRAEIAMAMGRQVQAGAATPEEVIAMTRSGVNPALISNYVRTSGMARPLTANDVIYLHNNGVAADVIQTMQAPPIPMGPAPVVVAGPQPVIVEHYYPPPYYGPSHCHGPGVSWGVTFGH; encoded by the coding sequence ATGGGGCCCACCCCGATGACCCGCCCGTTCTGCCGCGTTTGCGCGGCGCCGCTGCTGTTGGCCATGGCGCTCGCCGCCGTAGGCTGTCGTTCACCTTACTACTCCGACCAAGGGGCCGGCATTGGCGCCCTGGGCGGCGCGGGCGTGGGCGCGATCGTCGGCAACGCCGTCGGCAGCACGGCAGGCGGCGCGCTGATTGGCGCCGGCGTCGGTGCGCTCGGCGGCGCGGCGGTGGGAACGGCGATCGATGATATTCAAGCGCAGAACCGCGCCGAGATCGCCATGGCGATGGGCCGCCAAGTGCAGGCGGGCGCCGCGACTCCGGAAGAGGTGATCGCGATGACGCGCTCGGGGGTGAACCCGGCGCTGATTTCGAACTATGTGCGGACCTCGGGCATGGCGCGGCCGCTCACCGCGAACGACGTCATTTATCTGCACAACAACGGCGTCGCCGCCGATGTCATTCAAACGATGCAAGCGCCGCCGATACCGATGGGGCCGGCGCCGGTGGTGGTCGCGGGGCCGCAACCGGTGATTGTTGAGCACTACTATCCGCCGCCTTACTACGGGCCGAGCCATTGCCATGGGCCTGGGGTGAGTTGGGGCGTGACGTTCGGGCACTAA
- a CDS encoding trans-sulfuration enzyme family protein, with translation MSHTQMTRQPSAGDDSVSPTLPAADQQFGTVAVHAGEARQKPGDAITDAIFCASTYTFEDTQSIIDFIEQEQPREEYGRYGNPGEKVVERKLAALEGGEEAVLYSSGMAAMVGLLMAKLSSGDEVIFFDECYHRSREFCIKHLGRFGVTTRQVKTCDYAAMEAAITPKTRMLISESPTNPHLSVIDLERFAEIGRKHGVDTLIDATLATPYNLRPIEAGVDFVLHSATKYLGGHNDLLAGVVIGSKEKMDSVRNLRGIMGAVNGPQNCYLLGRGLKTFELRMQRHNENGMMVAEFLAGHPRIERVYYPGLPSHPYYDVARKTMRGFGGLVTFLVKDADWRATADVIDAVKIPRIAPSLGGVESLIEQPLVMSYFQQTPEARKQFGIFDNMIRMSCGIESADDLIADLSQALDATA, from the coding sequence ATGAGTCACACTCAGATGACCCGCCAGCCGTCCGCGGGAGACGATTCCGTCTCGCCGACCCTCCCCGCCGCCGATCAACAGTTTGGCACCGTCGCCGTCCACGCCGGCGAGGCCCGTCAAAAACCGGGCGACGCGATCACCGACGCCATCTTCTGCGCGTCGACTTACACGTTCGAAGATACGCAGTCGATCATCGACTTCATCGAACAAGAGCAGCCCCGCGAAGAGTACGGCCGCTACGGCAACCCGGGCGAGAAAGTCGTCGAGCGCAAGCTCGCCGCGCTTGAAGGTGGCGAAGAAGCCGTCCTCTACTCCAGCGGCATGGCCGCGATGGTCGGCCTGCTGATGGCCAAGCTCAGCAGCGGCGACGAAGTCATCTTCTTCGACGAGTGTTATCACCGCAGCCGGGAGTTCTGTATTAAGCACCTGGGGCGGTTCGGCGTGACGACGCGCCAGGTGAAGACCTGCGACTACGCCGCGATGGAAGCGGCCATTACGCCCAAGACCCGCATGCTCATCAGCGAGTCGCCCACCAATCCCCACCTCAGCGTCATCGACCTCGAACGCTTCGCCGAGATCGGCCGCAAGCACGGCGTCGACACGCTCATCGACGCGACGCTCGCCACGCCGTACAACCTCCGGCCGATTGAAGCGGGCGTCGACTTCGTCCTTCACTCGGCGACCAAGTACCTCGGCGGTCATAACGACCTGCTCGCCGGCGTCGTCATCGGCTCGAAGGAGAAGATGGATTCTGTCCGCAACCTCCGCGGCATCATGGGCGCCGTCAACGGACCGCAAAACTGCTACCTGCTTGGCCGCGGCTTGAAGACGTTCGAACTCCGCATGCAGCGGCACAACGAAAACGGCATGATGGTCGCCGAGTTCCTCGCCGGCCATCCGCGGATCGAAAGGGTCTACTACCCCGGCTTGCCGTCGCACCCCTACTACGACGTTGCCCGCAAGACGATGCGCGGCTTCGGCGGCTTGGTGACGTTCCTGGTGAAAGACGCCGACTGGCGGGCGACGGCCGACGTAATCGACGCGGTGAAGATTCCCCGCATCGCCCCGAGCCTCGGCGGCGTCGAGTCGCTCATCGAGCAACCGCTCGTGATGAGCTACTTCCAGCAAACGCCCGAGGCCCGCAAGCAGTTCGGCATCTTCGACAACATGATTCGCATGAGCTGCGGCATCGAAAGCGCCGACGACCTCATTGCGGACCTAAGCCAAGCGCTCGACGCCACGGCGTAG
- a CDS encoding four helix bundle protein, whose product MASSHEDLEVWQLGIDLVDAVYDVCLSMPAAERFGLISQMQRASVSVPANIAEGCGRGSTKDLLRHLAISQGSLAELRTLLLIVQRRNFVAAEELEPVDALASRVGRLLVGLQRSLRKKLE is encoded by the coding sequence ATGGCCAGCAGTCACGAAGATCTCGAAGTGTGGCAACTTGGCATCGACTTAGTAGATGCGGTCTACGATGTGTGTTTGTCGATGCCGGCTGCTGAACGCTTTGGTCTGATTAGCCAGATGCAACGCGCGTCTGTTTCAGTTCCTGCCAACATTGCCGAAGGTTGCGGGCGCGGTTCTACGAAGGACCTCTTGCGACATTTGGCCATCTCGCAAGGCTCGCTCGCAGAACTTCGCACGTTGCTGCTAATCGTGCAGCGTCGGAATTTTGTAGCGGCCGAAGAGCTTGAACCGGTCGACGCGTTGGCATCGCGAGTCGGTCGACTACTAGTCGGCTTGCAGCGCTCCCTACGCAAAAAGCTTGAGTAA
- a CDS encoding trans-sulfuration enzyme family protein, producing MQFRTRAIHVGNEPCAETGAVVPPIHLATTFIQPGAGDWGEFDYSRSGNPTRKNFETTLASLEGGVGALAFSTGMAATHCVIASLKSGDHVVAGSDIYGGSYRLLHKIANRAGITVTLVDTTDLARVEAAFTPATRLLWIESPGNPRMSITDIEACAKLAHRHGALLGIDSTFATPVLTRPLELGADIVMHSATKYIGGHSDAMGGALVVRDAALLKELYFVQNATGAVMGPLEAFLCSRGLKTLELRVREQCRTAQQLAEWLASHSRVARVLYPGLPSHPGHELARKQMGGQFGAMMSFEIKGDLADGKRFAESTKLFGLAVSLGAVESLIEQPASMSHASYDAADRAKHGIADGLIRISVGLEAYEDLRSDLESAFGAI from the coding sequence ATGCAATTCCGCACCCGCGCCATCCACGTCGGCAACGAGCCGTGCGCCGAAACCGGCGCCGTCGTGCCGCCGATCCATCTGGCGACCACTTTCATCCAACCAGGCGCCGGCGATTGGGGCGAGTTCGATTACTCCCGCAGCGGCAACCCGACGCGGAAGAATTTTGAAACGACCCTCGCTTCGCTCGAAGGGGGCGTCGGCGCCTTGGCGTTCTCCACCGGTATGGCGGCGACCCACTGCGTCATTGCTTCGCTGAAGAGCGGCGACCACGTCGTCGCCGGCAGCGACATCTACGGCGGCAGCTACCGGCTGCTCCACAAAATCGCCAATCGCGCCGGCATCACGGTGACGCTCGTCGACACGACTGATCTCGCGAGGGTCGAAGCCGCCTTCACCCCCGCGACGCGGCTCCTCTGGATCGAAAGCCCCGGCAACCCGCGCATGTCGATCACCGACATCGAAGCCTGCGCGAAGCTCGCCCATCGCCACGGCGCCCTCCTCGGCATCGACAGCACCTTCGCGACGCCGGTCCTCACGCGGCCGCTTGAACTCGGCGCCGACATCGTGATGCACTCGGCCACCAAATACATCGGCGGTCACAGCGATGCGATGGGCGGCGCGCTCGTCGTCCGCGACGCGGCGCTGCTCAAGGAACTCTACTTTGTGCAGAACGCCACCGGCGCCGTCATGGGGCCGCTTGAAGCCTTCCTCTGCTCCCGCGGGCTAAAGACGCTCGAACTCCGCGTTCGCGAGCAATGCCGCACTGCGCAGCAGCTGGCCGAGTGGCTCGCTTCCCACTCCCGCGTCGCGCGGGTACTCTACCCAGGGTTACCAAGCCATCCCGGCCACGAACTTGCTCGCAAGCAAATGGGCGGCCAGTTTGGCGCCATGATGTCGTTCGAGATCAAGGGCGACCTCGCCGATGGCAAGCGATTTGCAGAGTCGACCAAACTGTTCGGCCTCGCTGTGAGCCTCGGCGCCGTCGAGTCGTTGATCGAACAGCCGGCGTCGATGTCGCACGCTAGCTACGACGCGGCCGACCGCGCGAAGCACGGCATCGCCGACGGGCTGATTCGGATTTCGGTCGGCCTCGAAGCGTACGAGGATTTGCGCAGCGATTTGGAATCGGCGTTCGGCGCGATTTAA
- a CDS encoding sugar phosphate isomerase/epimerase family protein has product MQLGFVTAIFGDLKLEEVLKHASEIGYDCVEVMCWPPGTVDREYGGVVHIDCTEFTQAQADDIRALCEKYKVAISALGYYPNALSHDEEEAQIARTHVRKVIDAATKLDLSGINTFIGANQYESLEDNLLKFEKVWPEIIRYAEDRNMRVGIENCPMMIDKSWPFGWNLARTPAIWRRMFEVIPSVFFGLNYDPSHLRMQLMDPIAPVYEFGQRIFHSHAKDMRIDVEKLNRLGSLVPPMQRSTAKIPGLGDVNWGKYIGALADVGYDGPVCVEVEDEAFEGSLEKRRKSLEISYRVLRPLIA; this is encoded by the coding sequence ATGCAACTTGGTTTTGTGACTGCCATCTTCGGCGACCTGAAGCTCGAAGAAGTTCTCAAGCACGCGTCGGAGATCGGCTACGACTGCGTCGAAGTGATGTGCTGGCCCCCCGGTACGGTTGACCGCGAGTACGGCGGCGTCGTCCACATTGACTGCACCGAGTTCACGCAAGCGCAGGCCGACGATATTCGCGCCCTGTGCGAGAAGTACAAGGTCGCGATCTCCGCACTCGGCTACTACCCGAACGCCCTGTCGCACGACGAGGAAGAAGCGCAAATCGCGCGGACCCACGTTCGCAAGGTGATCGACGCCGCGACGAAGCTCGACCTGTCCGGCATCAACACCTTCATCGGCGCCAACCAGTACGAGTCGCTCGAAGACAACCTGCTGAAGTTCGAAAAGGTCTGGCCCGAGATCATTCGCTACGCCGAAGACCGCAACATGCGGGTCGGCATCGAAAACTGCCCGATGATGATCGACAAGAGCTGGCCGTTTGGTTGGAACCTCGCCCGCACGCCGGCCATCTGGCGGCGGATGTTCGAGGTGATCCCGTCGGTCTTTTTCGGCCTCAACTATGATCCGTCGCACCTGCGGATGCAGCTGATGGATCCGATCGCCCCGGTCTACGAGTTCGGCCAGCGAATCTTCCATAGCCACGCGAAGGACATGCGGATCGACGTCGAAAAGCTCAACCGCCTCGGCTCGCTCGTGCCGCCGATGCAACGCAGCACCGCCAAGATCCCCGGCCTCGGCGACGTGAACTGGGGCAAGTACATCGGCGCCCTTGCTGACGTCGGCTACGACGGTCCCGTTTGCGTCGAAGTCGAAGACGAAGCCTTCGAAGGGAGCCTTGAGAAGCGGCGTAAGTCGCTCGAAATCAGCTACCGCGTGCTGCGACCGCTGATTGCTTAG
- a CDS encoding class I SAM-dependent methyltransferase: protein MPAASLNLIATSAFGLEAVVVRELSDLGYAAKVARPGRIAFSGDASALCRANMWLRSADRVLVELASFQAADFDALFDTTRDFPWEEWIAADAAIPVGGRSVKSQLSSVPAIQRSVKKAIVERLLAARPGVELPETGAPIAVEVSLVNDLATIDLDTSGHGLHRRGYRTLAAAAQLRETLAAAMVQLSFWKPERQLVDPFCGTGTIAIEAAMIGRRLAPGRKRAFAAETWEQIPAAAWQAAREEADDLALPALPLRIIGCDADGESLKLARYHAGLAGVADDVHFQQHTFDELTSSRNYGCVITNPPYGVRMGEEAEIEELYRSIPNVLRRLKTWSHFILTAHPDFERLVGQQSDKRRKLYNGRLQCNLFQFFGPKPPRRKDGVAKTSGDNGVGSGEGVGDLLPLESANSEESREWQKVPDPVERPSSQAPPDSSDSTLKNAPAPSPSRGVLGRGAEVAESSATSITPPLSPPPQGEGDQTGASWEVSSAAEFSADSGSHESNVSNVPQQPRTPRPVQRPAFGGLHADAERQAADFGNRLKKLARHLRRWPTKRGITCYRIYERDIPEIPLVVDRYEDALHIAEFDRPHERTAAEHADWLDHMVRTAAEALETPEDLVFVKRRQRQRGTEQYERFDDAQVVRVVNEGGLKFEVNLSDYLDTGLFLDHRVTRGIVRDAAAGKRFLNLFAYTGSFTAYAAAGGASETTTVDLSPVYLEWAERNLELNGLHGPQHRLVRDDSREFVASLGGRPQFDLAVVDPPTFSNSKRVEDDWDVQQDYEWLLNEVLRCMTPSGVMYFSTNSRKFKFDEQALRGAAVREISNKTVPEDFRNKRIHRCWRIVKS from the coding sequence ATGCCTGCCGCTTCGCTCAATTTGATCGCCACTTCCGCCTTCGGTTTGGAGGCGGTCGTCGTCCGCGAACTGAGCGATCTCGGTTACGCCGCGAAGGTCGCCCGGCCCGGGCGAATCGCGTTCAGCGGCGATGCGTCGGCGCTCTGCCGGGCGAACATGTGGCTCCGCTCGGCCGACCGCGTGCTGGTGGAGCTCGCGTCGTTTCAGGCGGCCGACTTTGACGCCTTATTCGATACGACGCGCGACTTCCCGTGGGAAGAGTGGATTGCCGCCGACGCGGCGATCCCGGTTGGCGGGCGATCGGTCAAGTCGCAACTTTCGAGCGTGCCGGCGATTCAGCGTTCGGTGAAGAAGGCGATCGTCGAGCGGCTGCTCGCCGCGCGGCCAGGCGTGGAACTTCCGGAAACTGGCGCGCCGATCGCCGTCGAAGTGTCGCTGGTCAACGATCTCGCGACGATCGATCTCGACACGTCGGGCCACGGTCTTCATCGCCGCGGTTACCGCACGCTCGCCGCGGCGGCCCAATTGCGCGAGACGCTGGCGGCGGCGATGGTGCAGCTCAGCTTTTGGAAGCCGGAGCGTCAACTCGTCGATCCCTTCTGCGGCACGGGGACGATTGCGATTGAAGCTGCGATGATCGGGCGGCGGCTCGCGCCGGGACGGAAGCGGGCGTTCGCCGCGGAGACTTGGGAGCAAATTCCGGCCGCGGCCTGGCAAGCGGCCCGCGAGGAAGCGGACGATCTCGCGCTGCCCGCGCTGCCGCTGCGGATCATTGGCTGCGACGCCGATGGCGAGTCACTGAAACTTGCTCGCTACCATGCGGGACTCGCGGGCGTGGCCGACGATGTTCACTTCCAGCAGCATACGTTCGATGAGCTCACCAGCAGCCGCAACTATGGTTGCGTGATCACGAACCCGCCCTACGGCGTGCGGATGGGCGAAGAGGCGGAGATCGAAGAGCTGTATCGTTCGATTCCGAACGTGCTGCGGCGATTAAAGACTTGGTCGCATTTTATTCTGACGGCGCATCCTGACTTTGAACGGCTCGTCGGGCAGCAGTCTGACAAGCGGCGGAAGCTGTACAACGGGCGGCTGCAGTGCAATTTGTTTCAGTTCTTTGGGCCGAAGCCGCCGCGGCGGAAGGATGGGGTTGCTAAGACTAGCGGCGATAATGGCGTGGGAAGCGGCGAAGGGGTCGGGGACCTTTTGCCACTGGAGAGCGCCAATTCAGAAGAGAGTCGCGAGTGGCAAAAGGTCCCCGACCCTGTTGAGCGTCCCTCGTCACAAGCTCCACCTGATTCGTCAGATTCAACTCTCAAGAATGCTCCGGCTCCCTCCCCCTCGAGGGGAGTGCTGGGGAGGGGGGCTGAAGTGGCGGAGTCGTCTGCCACTTCAATCACCCCTCCCCTATCCCCTCCCCCTCAAGGGGAGGGGGACCAAACGGGGGCAAGTTGGGAGGTGAGCTCGGCGGCGGAATTCAGTGCAGATTCAGGCTCGCACGAGTCCAACGTAAGCAATGTTCCGCAGCAACCACGCACGCCGCGCCCGGTGCAGCGCCCCGCCTTCGGCGGCCTACACGCCGACGCCGAACGCCAAGCCGCCGACTTTGGTAACCGCCTAAAGAAGCTCGCCCGCCACTTGCGCCGCTGGCCGACGAAGCGCGGCATCACTTGCTATCGCATCTACGAGCGCGACATCCCCGAGATTCCGCTCGTCGTCGATCGCTACGAAGACGCGCTCCACATCGCCGAGTTCGATCGCCCCCACGAGCGGACCGCGGCGGAGCATGCCGACTGGCTCGACCATATGGTGCGCACCGCGGCCGAGGCGCTCGAAACGCCGGAGGATCTCGTCTTCGTCAAGCGACGTCAACGGCAGCGCGGCACGGAGCAGTACGAGCGGTTCGATGATGCGCAGGTCGTGAGAGTCGTGAACGAAGGGGGGCTCAAGTTCGAAGTAAACCTGTCGGACTACCTCGATACGGGCCTGTTCCTCGATCACCGCGTCACCCGCGGCATAGTTCGCGACGCGGCGGCCGGCAAGCGGTTCCTCAATTTGTTCGCTTACACCGGTTCGTTCACCGCGTACGCCGCGGCGGGCGGGGCGAGCGAAACGACCACCGTCGATCTGTCGCCGGTGTACCTTGAATGGGCTGAACGGAACCTGGAACTCAACGGCCTCCACGGGCCGCAGCATCGGCTCGTTCGCGACGACAGCCGCGAGTTCGTCGCGTCGCTGGGCGGCCGGCCGCAGTTCGATCTGGCGGTCGTCGATCCGCCGACGTTCTCGAACAGCAAGCGGGTCGAGGACGACTGGGACGTGCAGCAAGATTACGAGTGGCTGCTCAACGAAGTGCTGCGCTGCATGACGCCGAGCGGCGTGATGTACTTCTCGACGAACTCGCGGAAGTTCAAATTCGACGAGCAAGCGCTGCGCGGCGCCGCGGTCCGCGAGATTTCGAATAAGACAGTGCCGGAAGATTTTCGTAATAAACGAATCCACCGCTGCTGGCGGATTGTGAAGAGTTAA
- a CDS encoding TraR/DksA C4-type zinc finger protein — MLSVQLECQDCGWWTLCGEAEVVRRLRPLGHFRRATDPPEEIVREVLAQDGHALPCDRCKKPKLKLTIDPDQSDGDEWEQVVICEICREPIPPERLEFKPDARRCVGCQDAADRGRSFVEPDYCPKCGALLEIRVSRGGGPTRYKLFCTGSPSCRL, encoded by the coding sequence ATGTTATCTGTTCAGCTTGAATGCCAGGATTGCGGTTGGTGGACCCTTTGCGGTGAGGCGGAGGTTGTTCGTCGGTTGCGGCCGCTGGGGCACTTTCGTCGGGCGACCGATCCGCCGGAGGAGATTGTGCGCGAGGTGCTCGCCCAGGATGGGCACGCCCTCCCCTGTGATCGCTGCAAGAAGCCAAAATTAAAGCTGACGATCGATCCGGACCAATCCGACGGCGACGAGTGGGAGCAGGTCGTCATCTGCGAGATTTGTCGCGAGCCGATTCCGCCGGAGCGGCTCGAGTTCAAACCTGATGCCCGGCGCTGTGTCGGTTGCCAGGATGCGGCCGACCGCGGTCGGTCGTTTGTCGAACCTGATTACTGTCCCAAATGCGGCGCCTTGCTCGAAATCCGCGTCAGCCGCGGCGGCGGGCCGACTCGGTACAAGCTGTTCTGCACCGGCTCGCCCTCGTGCCGGCTGTAG
- a CDS encoding formyltetrahydrofolate deformylase: MQYVITAVGPDHRGLADPIVHCVTQLGGNIAEIQMYDHDEASVFSMLTRVELDPAHDATLRQSVAEISERTGLSIRTWVPREPGRRPRLAICCTLRTETPRAVLTAIADGTINADAAAIISNRQVCRGLADEFNVPWHYIGDADGSVDDDRLIDICDELGVDYIILARYMRILPPSSCWKYAGGRIINLHHGLLPSFPGMRPYHDAHAARMLTYGATCHFIVPELDAGNQIVNQTTFTVAPGTPRDEIIRRGEQQNEPACLVEGVRRVVDGEVALHFNRVVALK, translated from the coding sequence ATGCAATACGTTATTACTGCCGTTGGGCCTGATCATCGCGGGCTTGCCGATCCGATCGTCCATTGCGTGACGCAACTCGGCGGCAACATCGCCGAGATCCAGATGTACGACCACGACGAAGCGTCAGTCTTTTCGATGCTGACGCGGGTCGAGCTTGATCCGGCTCACGACGCGACGCTGCGGCAATCGGTCGCCGAGATCAGCGAACGAACCGGCCTGTCGATTCGCACTTGGGTTCCCCGCGAACCGGGCCGCCGACCGCGACTGGCGATTTGTTGCACGCTCCGCACCGAAACGCCCCGCGCCGTCCTCACCGCCATCGCCGACGGGACGATCAACGCCGACGCCGCGGCGATCATCAGCAACCGCCAAGTTTGCCGCGGCCTCGCCGACGAGTTCAACGTTCCGTGGCATTACATCGGCGACGCCGACGGCTCGGTTGACGACGATCGGTTGATCGACATCTGCGACGAACTGGGCGTCGATTACATCATTCTCGCCCGTTACATGCGGATCCTGCCGCCGTCGAGCTGCTGGAAATACGCCGGCGGTCGGATCATCAACCTCCACCACGGTTTGCTCCCTTCGTTCCCCGGCATGCGTCCTTACCACGACGCCCACGCCGCGCGGATGCTTACCTATGGGGCCACTTGCCACTTCATCGTGCCGGAGCTCGACGCCGGTAATCAAATCGTCAACCAAACGACCTTCACCGTCGCCCCCGGGACGCCGCGCGACGAAATCATCCGCCGCGGCGAACAGCAAAATGAACCCGCCTGCCTCGTCGAAGGCGTCCGCCGCGTCGTCGACGGCGAGGTGGCGCTGCACTTCAACCGCGTTGTCGCCCTCAAGTAG